A region from the Ptychodera flava strain L36383 chromosome 12, AS_Pfla_20210202, whole genome shotgun sequence genome encodes:
- the LOC139145287 gene encoding uncharacterized protein yields MDFKGGNKAMKRYVACILGILMVLTLPELFVLHQRLVSPITKSPTSQRGYGLQASVINVSEENANRLEKRKKASAFERPKGRNESAFAFQASTQLRTVVTNQSNSASAYNKPFSDSQGANTSDRFLFPVHLWDGGPNWNYLSFRMLIAYAITHKRNIVMIPFHNHFVKGFTKGWRSFNETFDVKALRAVVPMVTPELYIDECGTRIDFLVQFPIASCGTDAKKRKREQYDRARMDFKKLWGIDLPDTRHENRNLTETASEMMDADKIRCLAIHGPRKIPHFLTEKEEEVLKQVDRYFLRAAYIREMGIRVKSLLCGGKPYIAIHWRNRTGEMIEFHSINCNPMEVCLRKFEMLSNASQVIAESVGQFMKKVGIDCVYVAVPPRRQEFVERLRNIVPHVYTAYFITARDSLELQHLEDDNYVLSLVEQEVCQNAEVFLRCGVSNWSQFVQISRENLGKEVAYLRDIPGIPKEIYELI; encoded by the exons ATGGATTTCAAGGGAGGAAACAAAGCTATGAAACGATACGTAGCTTGCATACTGGGCATTCTCATGGTGTTAACCTTACCAGAACTATTTGTTCTACATCAACGCTTGGTATCTCCGATAACTAAAAGTCCTACCAGTCAACGTGGCTATGGACTGCAAGCCAGCGTTATTAATGTAAGCGAAGAAAATGCCAATCGCTTAGAAAAAAGGAAGAAAGCCTCAGCGTTTGAACGTCCTAAAGGAAGGAATGAGTCAGCGTTCGCCTTTCAG GCTTCGACTCAACTAAGAACAGTCGTCACAAACCAAAGTAATAGTGCATCCGCCTACAACAAACCCTTTTCGGACTCGCAAGGGGCAAACACATCTGATCGCTTTCTCTTTCCTGTCCATCTCTGGGACGGTGGTCCCAACTGGAATTACTTGAGTTTTCGTATGCTTATCGCATACGCTATCACACACAAGCGGAACATTGTGATGATTCCGTTCCACAATCATTTTGTCAAAGGATTCACCAAGGGCTGGAGATCTTTTAATGAAACGTTCGATGTCAAAGCATTACGCGCAGTTGTACCCATGGTAACCCCCGAATTATACATAGATGAGTGTGGAACCAGAATAGATTTTCTCGTTCAGTTTCCAATCGCCTCATGTGGTACAGATGCGAAGAAACGAAAGAGAGAACAGTATGACAGGGCGAGAATGGATTTCAAGAAATTATGGGGAATAGACCTGCCGGATACCAGGCATGAAAACAGGAATTTGACAGAAACTGCAAGTGAGATGATGGATGCTGATAAAATTCGCTGCCTTGCCATTCATGGGCCTCGAAAGATACCGCATTTCCTGACAGAAAAGGAAGAAGAAGTCTTGAAACAAGTAGACAGATACTTTCTTAGGGCAGCGTACATCAGAGAGATGGGCATCCGTGTAAAATCTTTATTGTGTGGAGGAAAGCCTTATATTGCGATACATTGGCGTAATAGAACTGGTGAAAT GATCGAATTTCATTCGATAAATTGTAATCCCATGGAGGTATGTTTACGTAAGTTTGAAATGCTCTCTAATGCAAGCCAAGTAATCGCAGAGTCTGTTGGACAATTCATGAAGAAGGTGGGCATTGACTGCGTTTACGTCGCTGTCCCTCCACGCCGACAA GAATTCGTCGAACGTCTTCGGAATATTGTACCACACGTTTATACTGCCTACTTTATAACTGCCAGAGATAGTCTGGAATTACAACATCTTGAAGATGATAATTATGTGCTTTCGCTTGTTGAGCAGGAAGTGTGCCAGA ATGCAGAGGTGTTTCTACGTTGTGGAGTGTCAAACTGGTCTCAATTCGTCCAGATAAGCCGGGAAAACCTCGGAAAAGAAGTTGCCTATTTAAGAGACATTCCGGGAATACCGAAGGAGATATACGAGCTAATCTAA
- the LOC139145288 gene encoding uncharacterized protein — MQTNLITTISGNATSQIECDKAKDTKVDQFKESNESVHVFQNPVQGSAVESSQSTLIPEKPSFYSQNTSTSDHRYLFPIHFCEGGPNWNFLSFRMLVAYAITHNRSIVTIPFRNHHLNNFTKLWRSFEETLDISQLRKIVHMVTPEVYIEKCGSTINTFVQYPISTLPEISKKDNRRQYEKTRDIVKELWGIDLPDTSHKNRTVTETEQQMMKADDIRCLAIHGPLQIPHFLTEKEFGVLNLVDSHLLKAEHIRKMSAYVISALCGGKPYIALHWRNRTGEMIEFHSIFCNPMEVCIHKLEMLSNASQIIAESVGQFMKDRGINCVYVSVPPRKTRIRRTPSECGATCSHRQLHKVS; from the exons ATGCAGACCAATCTTATTACTACAATAAGTGGAAATGCCACCAGTCAAATAGAATGCGACAAGGCGAAAGACACAAAAGTTGATCAGTTTAAAGAAAGCAATGAGTCAGTCCATGTTTTCCAG AATCCAGTTCAAGGAAGCGCAGTCGAGAGTAGCCAAAGTACATTGATTCCAGAAAAGCCTTCTTTCTACTCGCAGAATACGAGCACATCTGATCATCGGTATCTCTTTCCTATCCATTTCTGCGAAGGAGGGCCGAATTGGAATTTTCTGAGTTTTCGCATGCTTGTGGCATATGCCATCACACACAACCGGAGCATTGTGACGATTCCTTTTCGTAACCACCATTtaaataacttcaccaaattaTGGAGATCTTTTGAAGAAACGCTGGATATCAGCCAATTACGAAAAATCGTACACATGGTTACCCCTGAAGTGTATATAGAAAAGTGTGGCAGTACAATAAATACATTTGTTCAGTACCCAATTTCAACGCTACCTGAAATCTCTAAGAAAGACAACAGGCGCCAGTATGAAAAGACAAGAGATATTGTGAAAGAGTTATGGGGTATAGATCTGCCTGATACTAGTCATAAAAACAGAACTGTGACGGAAACTGAACAACAGATGATGAAAGCAGATGATATCCGCTGCCTTGCCATCCATGGACCTCTGCAGATACCACATTTTCTGACAGAAAAGGAATTTGGAGTCCTTAACCTCGTGGACAGCCATCTTCTTAAGGCAGAGCATATCCGGAAAATGAGCGCTTACGTAATATCTGCGTTATGTGGTGGCAAGCCTTACATTGCCTTACATTGGCGTAATAGAACAGGTGAAAT GATAGAGTTTCATTCGATCTTTTGTAATCCCATGGAGGTATGCATCCATAAGCTTGAAATGCTTTCTAATGCGAGCCAAATCATCGCAGAATCTGTTGGACAGTTTATGAAGGACCGTGGAATTAACTGTGTTTACGTCTCAGTGCCACCACGTAAGACAA